In a single window of the Micromonospora sp. WMMD1155 genome:
- a CDS encoding ABC transporter ATP-binding protein: MHPVLTGVLRRRARSLALACAASAGHQICEALIPLAIGLAIDHAVNGGPPMSIVLAVGGVLVLFAVLATGGGVNYWRLTSATTREAHDLCVRAAGRILADGAGADRLPGDLSTVLVSDAKATAEVLRAAVLLVSGVAGLLVTVAVLLSIDPWLGLGIAVGAPALGLAVSRISPLLEWRIADRQHTAGSAAALAAELVQALRPLRGFGGVSEAVRRYRTVNLTSRDTALRSATAAAAAEGVGAMVSGLVLVGTTAVAAAMTLSGRIGVGGFVTVVAMVAFAGEPVDRIAAGIKQLAISRASAVRIAALLDAAPPSRGDPADTDADCDLTVREGELLGVVATAPDSADALIDSLAATHPDVLVEPHLVHLFGRTVGEALDTGRDADPAALRRALGAVQATDLTAALLDGGVNLSGGQRQRVALARALAAQPSLLILRDPLTAVDAVTEDRVGAGLAALRRDGRGSTVIVTTSPALLARCDRVAFLPGAEAAQVSTHDRLVTDAAYAAAVLR; encoded by the coding sequence ATGCATCCCGTTCTCACGGGCGTTCTGCGCCGCAGGGCGCGTTCGCTCGCGCTCGCCTGTGCCGCCTCGGCCGGGCACCAGATCTGCGAGGCACTGATCCCACTGGCCATCGGGCTGGCCATCGACCATGCCGTCAACGGTGGTCCGCCGATGTCGATCGTCCTGGCTGTCGGGGGAGTGCTGGTTCTGTTCGCCGTGCTGGCCACTGGCGGTGGCGTCAACTACTGGCGGCTGACCTCCGCCACCACGCGGGAAGCCCACGATCTGTGCGTCCGCGCTGCCGGCCGCATCCTGGCCGATGGCGCCGGCGCGGACCGGCTTCCCGGGGACCTGTCGACGGTCCTGGTCTCCGACGCGAAAGCCACCGCCGAGGTGCTGCGGGCGGCCGTGCTGCTGGTCTCGGGAGTAGCCGGTCTGCTCGTCACCGTGGCCGTGCTGCTGTCGATCGATCCCTGGCTCGGCCTCGGCATCGCCGTGGGGGCGCCCGCGCTCGGGCTGGCCGTCAGCCGGATCAGCCCGCTGCTCGAGTGGAGGATCGCCGACCGGCAGCACACCGCCGGGTCGGCCGCCGCCCTCGCCGCCGAACTGGTCCAGGCGCTGCGACCGCTGCGCGGTTTCGGTGGCGTCTCCGAGGCGGTCCGCCGCTACCGTACGGTGAACCTGACCTCCCGCGACACGGCGCTGCGCAGCGCGACGGCAGCTGCGGCCGCCGAAGGCGTCGGCGCGATGGTCAGCGGCCTCGTGCTCGTCGGCACCACCGCCGTCGCGGCCGCCATGACACTCTCCGGACGCATCGGCGTCGGCGGCTTCGTCACCGTCGTGGCCATGGTCGCGTTCGCCGGCGAGCCGGTCGACCGGATCGCCGCCGGCATCAAACAGCTGGCGATCTCCCGGGCCAGCGCCGTCCGCATCGCCGCCCTGCTCGACGCGGCGCCGCCGAGCCGCGGCGACCCGGCGGACACGGACGCCGACTGCGATCTCACCGTACGGGAGGGCGAACTGCTCGGAGTCGTCGCCACCGCCCCCGACTCCGCCGACGCTTTGATCGACTCCCTCGCGGCGACACACCCGGACGTGCTGGTGGAGCCGCACCTGGTGCACCTGTTCGGCCGTACCGTGGGCGAGGCCCTCGACACCGGCCGCGACGCCGATCCGGCCGCCCTGCGTCGTGCCCTCGGCGCGGTACAGGCCACCGACCTGACCGCGGCGCTGCTCGACGGCGGCGTCAACCTCTCCGGTGGGCAACGCCAGCGGGTGGCGCTCGCCCGTGCCCTGGCAGCCCAGCCGTCGCTGCTGATCCTGCGTGACCCGCTCACCGCTGTCGACGCCGTCACCGAAGATCGGGTCGGCGCGGGACTGGCTGCCCTGCGACGCGACGGCCGCGGCAGTACCGTCATCGTGACCACGTCCCCCGCGTTGCTTGCCCGGTGCGACCGCGTCGCCTTTCTGCCCGGCGCGGAGGCCGCGCAGGTGTCCACCCACGACCGGCTCGTCACCGACGCCGCCTACGCCGCGGCGGTCCTGCGATGA
- a CDS encoding ABC transporter ATP-binding protein — protein sequence MTALPIATGRQSLTLLATVLRSHRAAVVAAVLWTTLSAAGTVAAPLLLGWLVDAVRAGDAAHTTAMAAGLCAVGLAGAAATALALRATERLGAHVAADLRARAVHRTLELPPAVLENAGRGEVASRVTEDLENLVTSVPLVAEVLRALVTVVLSTAGFLTLDWRLALAFVVVFPIYALSLRAYLPRAARLWAQERSLAAERGRVLLESLHGRDTVSAYRMASLQTRRLATASGDSLAASLRAARSYLWFSKSMNAAEAIGLSAVLLTGYWLVRADLVTVGAVTAAALLFHRLFTPLGTLLLSFDAVQRAQASMARTAGVLLVPPPAAGRQDRPGAPGTVAVAVRGLRHAYGGEPDVLTGIDLDVPAGTSLALVGGSGAGKTTLANLIAGTFRANAGRITLTGPDAAVEVADLDPAVLRDWIGLVSQETHVFTGTLRDNLTYAVPDADDERLLSALTAVGAGDWASRDLLDRAAAPMPPARAQQLALARLLLRDPPVVVLDEATAEAGSAGAGELDRAAAALIEGRTAVVIAHRLTQARACDRIALVEAGTIVEFGTHDDLVARGGAYTALWSAWSRSATSTT from the coding sequence ATGACCGCGCTGCCGATCGCCACCGGCCGGCAGAGCCTGACCCTGCTCGCCACGGTCCTGCGCTCCCACCGAGCGGCGGTCGTCGCCGCAGTGCTCTGGACCACGCTGAGCGCCGCCGGCACCGTAGCCGCTCCGCTCCTGCTGGGCTGGCTGGTCGACGCGGTCCGTGCCGGCGACGCGGCGCACACGACCGCTATGGCCGCCGGACTCTGCGCGGTGGGCCTGGCCGGTGCCGCCGCCACAGCGCTGGCACTACGCGCCACCGAACGCCTCGGCGCGCACGTCGCGGCGGACCTGCGCGCCCGAGCGGTCCACCGCACCCTTGAACTGCCGCCGGCCGTACTCGAGAACGCCGGCCGCGGCGAGGTCGCGTCGCGGGTCACCGAGGACCTGGAGAATCTCGTCACCTCGGTCCCGTTGGTGGCCGAGGTGCTGCGCGCGCTGGTCACCGTCGTGCTGTCCACCGCGGGCTTCCTGACCCTGGACTGGCGGCTGGCACTCGCCTTCGTGGTGGTCTTCCCGATCTACGCCCTCAGCCTGCGCGCCTACCTGCCGCGGGCGGCCCGCCTCTGGGCACAGGAGCGCTCGCTCGCCGCCGAGCGCGGACGGGTGCTGCTGGAGTCGCTGCACGGCCGGGACACCGTGTCCGCGTATCGGATGGCTTCGCTACAGACCCGACGGCTGGCGACGGCGTCGGGGGACAGCCTGGCCGCGTCCCTGCGCGCGGCGCGCAGCTACCTGTGGTTCAGCAAGAGCATGAACGCGGCCGAGGCGATCGGGCTGTCCGCCGTCCTGCTGACCGGATACTGGCTGGTCCGGGCCGATCTCGTCACCGTCGGTGCGGTGACGGCAGCCGCTCTGCTGTTCCACCGCCTGTTCACGCCGCTGGGCACCCTGCTCCTCTCCTTCGACGCCGTGCAACGCGCCCAGGCGTCGATGGCGCGTACCGCCGGGGTTCTGCTGGTGCCGCCGCCCGCCGCGGGCCGGCAGGACCGCCCCGGCGCGCCGGGAACGGTAGCGGTCGCCGTGCGCGGGCTGCGCCACGCGTACGGCGGCGAACCCGACGTCCTGACCGGCATCGACCTCGACGTACCGGCGGGCACCTCGCTGGCGCTGGTCGGCGGCAGCGGCGCCGGCAAGACGACCCTGGCGAACCTGATCGCCGGCACCTTCCGCGCGAACGCCGGCCGGATCACACTGACCGGCCCGGACGCCGCCGTTGAGGTCGCCGACCTGGACCCCGCCGTGCTGCGCGACTGGATCGGCCTCGTGTCGCAGGAGACCCACGTCTTCACGGGCACCCTACGCGACAACCTCACCTACGCCGTGCCGGACGCCGACGACGAACGCCTCCTCAGCGCTCTGACGGCGGTCGGTGCGGGCGACTGGGCGTCGCGCGACCTGCTGGACAGGGCAGCCGCTCCGATGCCACCCGCACGGGCGCAGCAGCTCGCGCTGGCCCGGCTGCTCCTGCGCGACCCGCCCGTCGTCGTGCTCGACGAGGCGACCGCCGAGGCCGGCAGCGCGGGTGCCGGTGAGCTGGACCGGGCCGCCGCGGCGCTGATCGAGGGCCGCACGGCAGTGGTGATCGCGCACCGGCTGACCCAGGCCCGTGCGTGCGACCGCATCGCCCTGGTGGAGGCCGGAACCATCGTCGAGTTCGGTACGCACGACGACCTCGTCGCCCGCGGCGGCGCCTACACCGCCCTGTGGTCGGCCTGGTCGCGCTCGGCGACGTCGACGACCTGA
- a CDS encoding helix-turn-helix domain-containing protein — protein sequence MIRIRFDDSSIDRTRIAVSPINELVGGLDMVHRERASRAAPWPYTAWVERAREVLRTVPETAPLRVYGQLYGESHNRPTPDVFTPVPSAATQTLPEQLDDLRRTPHAVVREQFAKHYPQELPAFLAPYLDDPDRAFGRLGDALAAFWELTTAAHWPAMRAALDEEVLLRARTLAVAGPEALLSGLSGPAQWERPVLSLSRQHESVLDARGRRLVLVPVLLLQNRMTCSTDHPEILMVSYQARGAAALSEHPAPTDRERDRLARLIGSGRATVLRALTDPTTTTSLAASLGLSSGTVSEHLTVLRQAGAVSRTRFGRQVFYTRRPEGDMLLATFEDSASAEGLGAVEGDS from the coding sequence GTGATCCGAATCCGGTTCGACGACTCCTCGATCGACCGCACCCGGATCGCCGTCAGCCCGATCAATGAGCTGGTCGGCGGCTTGGACATGGTGCATCGCGAGCGGGCCAGCCGGGCCGCGCCGTGGCCGTACACGGCCTGGGTGGAACGGGCCCGCGAGGTGCTGCGGACGGTCCCCGAGACGGCTCCGCTGAGGGTCTACGGGCAGTTGTACGGCGAGAGTCACAACCGGCCGACCCCGGACGTGTTCACGCCGGTGCCATCGGCGGCCACCCAGACTCTCCCTGAGCAGCTCGACGACCTGCGCCGTACGCCGCACGCCGTCGTGCGGGAGCAGTTCGCGAAGCACTATCCGCAGGAGCTGCCGGCCTTTCTCGCGCCCTATCTTGACGACCCGGATCGCGCCTTCGGTCGGCTCGGCGATGCCCTCGCCGCGTTCTGGGAGCTCACGACCGCCGCGCACTGGCCGGCCATGCGGGCCGCACTCGACGAAGAGGTGCTTCTGCGTGCCCGCACGCTCGCCGTGGCCGGCCCCGAGGCTCTGCTCAGCGGCCTGAGCGGACCGGCGCAGTGGGAGCGCCCCGTGCTGTCGCTGTCGAGGCAGCACGAGTCGGTGCTCGATGCGCGTGGGCGCCGTCTGGTGCTCGTGCCCGTGCTTCTCCTGCAGAACAGGATGACCTGCTCGACCGATCACCCCGAGATCCTGATGGTGTCCTATCAGGCGCGGGGGGCGGCGGCGCTGTCCGAGCATCCGGCGCCAACCGATCGCGAGCGCGACCGGCTCGCCCGGTTGATCGGGTCCGGGCGGGCCACCGTGCTGCGCGCCCTGACCGACCCGACAACCACCACCAGCCTGGCTGCATCTCTCGGCCTGTCGTCCGGCACGGTCTCCGAGCACCTGACCGTCCTGCGACAGGCCGGTGCCGTCAGCCGGACGAGGTTCGGGCGGCAGGTCTTCTACACGCGCCGGCCGGAGGGTGACATGCTCCTGGCGACGTTCGAGGATTCGGCATCTGCCGAAGGGCTGGGAGCGGTCGAGGGCGACTCCTAG